attgaaccaaATTTTCATTTAGAACTCTCTGAGGCATATTATCGAACACTTGGTGTGACaaaatatcaaacaagaaaaaatcaATACCAAGAATCAATATACAAtcctaattccaaatcaacaagCACACCAGCAACAGTTTAATGCAAAACAAGCAGCAATCAAGCAGAATCTAGCAATTCAAATAATCATATCTTAGTGAAATCAGTCAACATAGCGAATCAACATAATCAGACAATCCAACTACTTTTAGCAATCTCAGAACCAAGTAATTTACACCTAACCTATCTTAATAACCTAAAATTCACTAAAAcggaaaattaaatttaactaaactaactaaaaccAAACTAATGAATCAATACTAACTAaacagaatttaaaaaatagagttTAATAAAAAACTTGTGATGCAGGGCAACAAATGAAACAGAGGAGAGGGAAGAGAGGGGTTGTAACAGCGCTGAAGGATGTGGAACTCGCCGAGAGACTGGGACATGGGCAAAGCTGCACAGTGGCGGCGCTGAAGGCTAGACTCGTGGCAAAGCTGAGCAGTGGCGGCGCGATGACGGTGGCTCTGTGGTGAGGTGGTTCCgagaagggagaagagaaaatgGTGAAATGGCAAGGAGAGAAGATGGAGAGTGGTGTTGTGCTATgaggagaaaggagaagagggcagaagaagaagaagggaagggTTGGCGGTGAGTTGACGGCAACAGAGAGGGGGATGTGATGGTGGTGGTATTGGCGGTGGCAGATAGTGGTGATGGGCAGAGTGGAAGAAGTAAGAGAGATAGTGAAATTCGAATGAAGGGAAGAGGGTTCGCGCTTTTAATTTACGTCCCAGGTACCGTCGAATTTATCATCGGAAAAATCTGACAGTAAACCATTGGAGGTCACCAAAACGCATTATTTCACTAAGTTGATTTACCATCGGATTTTTTCGAGGATAAATCCGACGCTAAAGGACGCGCCAACTTATTTTTGTCGTTTCCTTCCAAATATTGCCAGCGAAGTTACTGTCGGAAACTTAAATCCGCTGATAATTATATAACCTTATGAATTCGATGTCGTTACCGATGGTAAATCTGACGATAAATCCGCTGTTACTCTATGACACTAAATCTGACAGtacttaacatttttttttgtagtggaTAGTAAGTCAGTAATGTCGGCAACACAGCGACAGTGACACGAGGCAAGTGAGCAATGATAGTGGGCTAGAGagcacacaaaaaaaattgaaaaggggGAGAATGAGAAGAGTTAAGGATTTAAAGAGTAGTGGGGTCAAAATTAATGTTGCAGTGGGGGCAACTAACCTTTCATATTGAAAATCACtcagtaatttttaaaatttcattggGACATTTGCCCCCACTAGCCGTTGAATATATATGTTCTAATTAGAAAAGTAACATATTTAATGAACCGAgatgaaggagaagatgaatgtaataaaaatacaataaaaaattcaaaattagtaTTCTCACTTTTTACCTTCAATTTTTGGCCAAATACCCCTTTTATACAAGTGCATTACTTCCGAAAGTTAAAACTGTTCTGAGTAATAATTTCTGAGCATAAAAGATAGTGTTGTGCTTGCATTCTTCTCCTAAAACCAGAGTATTACATCAGAAGTAGTGATGGTGCAAAAATGCAAAGGAATAATATTGCAGTGGCAGAAAATCATGAGTAGTAGTAGTGTGTTATCCTTGCTAACTTTattgttcctttttttttttaatctttttgttCATAACATCTTATCCTTGATTCTATTATCCAATTCAGcaccattaaatttttttgtttgtctcaaattttaatcttttcttttatcataTTTTGATGTAAATGATTTGGTGTCAAAGATGAAatactcactttttttttcatctatcCAATCTAGTGCAGGAACTGGAAGTACTagcaatatttaattatgttggGACCTCATTTGCCTTATTTTCTATTGAAAAACCTGATCTATATTTATTAAGCCAAAAATTATTCTACatataaattactaaaatgggctatttttattatcaaaatactAAGTTTAGTATGCAGAAATAATACACTTATTATacatacttttaaatttttaaactcaacttttatatatttattatcgtcaaaataaattttattactttccaaactcaacaatacATTAGGACGACAAGTTAGCAATATTTTTTGAGCACCACGATgatttttctatatattattatgtGTAGACAGATAGGTTAGATGATCATTGACTTGATGTATGTTAGTGCCAAGCATGGCAATAGTCTCTTAGTTTATGGGAGCTTGTGAAGGCTCATTTTGGAGCTTCCAAGTGGCAGTCATTCATGTCTCAATGAAAACCTTTCAACTATTTAATTTGACTTAGCTAAAAGTGTGTTCTGAGGACAAAGACATGGCTACCTTCAATTCTATCCAAGcctagttttttgtttttattgtttttccaTCGTTGGTTGTGTcatggtgatggtggtggtgattcCATGTTCCTTGGCGTGGTCTTGGGATCATATGCCAATTTGGACATTGACCAAAATGGATTATTTTATGATCTCTATATATATCTATTTGTAGATTTGTAGATATAGGGTTACCAATTCCAACAGTTTCTCTTTGATAGTTTGATTAttaccaaaaattaaaaatatatagattCTTTCTCAAATTCTCTAGTAGTGGCACTATTTTAGAGACATTGTATTGTATTATGTGTACTATATCATTAGGTCATGTTATTATCAATTGGAGACGTTAAATAGGCGTTTgttttaatgttaaaaaaatatattttaaagaatgTATCTAAAAATATCATACAtggaaatattatatttattagggTATTGTAAAAAAATGTGTTTATTCAGTACGTACTAAAATAGTTgttgaaaattgattttaatactttcaaaaatgtttttttattattatacatattttcAGAATTAGATTCTTAATTTCTAAGATATCctcaatatcaataaaaataagagcTCCTCAGTAAGaaatataataattgaaaataatgatgataattatatatgttaatcCTTATTCCCTGGACAAAAGAATATCAAATACCCACTTTTTGCATGAgaataaaacttttaaattttgaccaTAAATTAAATgggaattaaattttaaaattttaaaataatatattattataaataatttttaaaaataaaatgagatgtgatttttttttgtagaattgtCAAAACCAGCGGTAACTCGCAAGTTGACTTGGACTTGTTTTAGAAGCACGTCAATTTAGCTTGACTCATATAACTTGTGAGTTAAATGAGTTCGAATAGAAAGGATACGAGTTAGTttgtttgactttttttttttctttttagtttaataaagtCTCTTTtggtatataaaatatttttttattaattaattatttatatttgtatgaATATCGAGTAAATAAGAttgttaaaattatgaattaattttttgacagaaaaaaaaagttgacaAATGAATTTTGATTTGCTATTCGATTTCGTGACGAGTCAGTTTGAATTTGTTCGCTTGTTAATTTGACACGTCTAACTTTAGGTTAAATGGGGTAGTACATTAGGGAGGGTTGAAAGGGTGTGATTCTACATGTGGGGTTTAATACTGTACAAAGGAAGTGGGAGATTTTGGGATGTAATTTGAGACATTGTAAGATTTCTTATTCACTGCATTTTGAGCTGTGTAACCGTTTCTAGAAAGAGGACGACACCATTCTACTTTTGGGATTTGATGCACGCGCTATTCTTTGTGATTTAGTATCAATTCTAGACCATTTCAAAACCATACTTACTCACTTGTAAAGTTTAATAAATAATGGACTGTTTACCAAAAAAGATTTATTGGTTAATTAGTCATTGTATCCGCAgtaaatattcttaaaaaaaaattacatcaatTGATTCTCTTTTTGATGTATACAGCCAAAGCTTGACTCTTTCAGTAATGCTATGCCCAGAAAAGACAACTATAAGAGGCAGCGTCATTAATTCTTGAAATTTTGAAGGTTAACTTGTCTGCATCACAAAAAACTTATACTAATATTCTTTCAACAAATTAACAATTACCAAATTTAAATACAACATGCATGTAATAACTTATTCAAAACGCTTAGCAACTTtttcatacatatatatataaaccccAAATGCTTGCCAACAACAACACAAACATTAAGGAATAATCCTAAACCCTATACTCCCCAGATACTATGTTCCCGATGGAAATTCATTTCCAGCAACCAAATCTTGAGCATAATAACAAAAGTGACAAGAAGAATCCAGGAATTGGGATCACCAAAGGAAACAAATTCAAAGGAAGAAGCaaaaccaacaacaacaacactacAAACAAATTTGTTGGAGTGAGGCAGAGGCCTTCAGGGAGATGGGTGGCAGAGATCAAGGACACAACACAAAAGATAAGAATGTGGCTCGGAACCTTCGAGACGGCTGAAGAGGCGGCCAGAGCCTACGACGAAGCCGCCTGCCTCCTCCGCGGATCAAACACTCGAACTAACTTCATCACTCATGTCTCCACGGATTCTCCCCTGGCTTCACGCATCAGGAACCTTCTCAACGACAAAAAAGGCatcaaaaaacaagaaaataatgtTGTTTCTTGCGCCCCAAGAATCCTTGGTAGTACTAGCTCAAGTTCAACAAACAATGATAAAATTGAGAACTCTGTTCCACAAGTAGTGCGTGATGATGCTTATAAACCGGACTTGAGCAGCTGCGAGATGAATCCACAACAAACTAATAGTTTCTGGTCGGATTTCGGACCCATATTCGACCGCCTTCCGTTTGCTAATCATTTACTGGACGCGTCCAAGATCGACGGGCTTATTACTGGCGGCCCAACTGACATGGAGCTTCTGGAATTTGAAAGAATGAAGGTTGAAAGACAAATTTCAGCTTCACTTTATGCCATTAATGGAGTTCACGAGTACATGGAAACTCTTCAGGAATCTAATAACGAACCTATTTGGGATCTTCCACCTTTGTGCTCCTTATTCTGCTAATAATCATGGACCTCCTAATGATCCTGCATATATTTCTTCCCATTATCATTACAGTCgtcccttctttttcttttttccttaattATAAACTTGAGGGAAGAGTGGAGGGTCTCTTAATTGTGTCGATTGGAATTCCAAGAACAGAAGGTTTTGGTTtcggaaaatattttttttgtttcgatttcttggttttgaatttaattacaaaaatgcacttgtttttctttttgtttatggGTTTCAAAAATGTTATGTATACATATTAGCCATCAA
This portion of the Arachis duranensis cultivar V14167 chromosome 6, aradu.V14167.gnm2.J7QH, whole genome shotgun sequence genome encodes:
- the LOC107494435 gene encoding ethylene-responsive transcription factor ERN1; the protein is MFPMEIHFQQPNLEHNNKSDKKNPGIGITKGNKFKGRSKTNNNNTTNKFVGVRQRPSGRWVAEIKDTTQKIRMWLGTFETAEEAARAYDEAACLLRGSNTRTNFITHVSTDSPLASRIRNLLNDKKGIKKQENNVVSCAPRILGSTSSSSTNNDKIENSVPQVVRDDAYKPDLSSCEMNPQQTNSFWSDFGPIFDRLPFANHLLDASKIDGLITGGPTDMELLEFERMKVERQISASLYAINGVHEYMETLQESNNEPIWDLPPLCSLFC